The window ccattATCTACCCCTGCCTTTCCCCCCAtcaatcaccacctcccccactccccccccccccaacaaggAAACCCTAACCGTAACCCCCTCCTTAGGCCTCAAAACCAACCTCCACATCTTCCACTCCTCCGGATCAGCCGTCTCATAATCCCTCCCAAACTCAAACTCGCTCAGCAGCACACACAACAAAATCTTCATCTCCGTCTCGGCAAACTTCCGCCCAATACACCCCCTCGGCCCCTGCAAAAAAGTCATAAACGCGTTCGGCACCACACTCGGCGGCAAATCATCCCACCTGTCCGGGTCAAACTCATCCGCCGTTTCCCCCCAGTAGCACGGAAGCCGGTTGATCGTGTTGGCAAGCACGTAGATCACAGTCCCACCCGGGACTTTGTACCGACCCAAAGTGTCGTCCGCAATGGACTGCCTTACTGTCATGGGGATCGGGGGAATGTATCTTAGTGATTCCCTGCAGACATTGTCCATGAAGGGGAGCTTATCCGGGTCTACGGACGCCAAAAGACGAGGATCGTGGCGGGTGGAGGCGTCAAACAAAAAGGGCATGTGCTCCCGGATTTCCTCACGGAGTTTGCTCTGAATTTCAGGGTGCGTCGACAAAAGGTGAACAGTCCACGCCACCGCCGTGGCAGTGGTGTCATGCCCCGCCCCCAGAAACGTCATGATCTGATCCCGCATCGTGTCAAACGacagcccctcctccccgttctccttgagcttcttgttCTCTTTCGCAATCAGAGCAAGGATGTCCTTCTTGCCGATATTGTTCTCCGCCTCGTcgagcttggtggtgatgatctcgGTTGCTTTGTCGAGGATGATACCCCGGGAGGTTTCCATGTCGCGATTCATCTTGGAGGGGATGTGCTTCGAGGCAGGGATGAAAGCTTGCATtccgtggaggaggcgagaaaAGAGGTCAAAGGCGAAGACGAGGCGGTAGGCCTCGCGGATGGGGACGTCAGGGTCCTCGAGGGAGTTGATGTCGTACCCGAAACCGGCCTTGCCGATGATGTCGAGGGTGCAGCGGTTCAGCCATTCTAACGCCTCGAACGATTTGACCctgaggtgggaggtggtcatctcctccttccagagCTTGGCCATGATGAGGGACTTTTCCCAAAAGATGGGCGTGAGCGAGCGGATAGCGCCGATGGAGAAGCCGGCTGTGAGGGCCTTGCGCTGGACGACATGGTCGGTGCCttcggcgaggaggatgccctCACCAAGAATGCGGACCATCCAGAGCTTGGCCCGAACGGGCTTGGGGTAGTTGTACGGGTTTTTCACCGTCATGTGCTTGAGggcttcgtcgtcggcgacGGACAGTCTCTCGGCGCCAAAGGGGAAGTAGTAACGGATGATGGGGCCGAGCTCCTTGTGCCAGCGACGCTGGGGGACGCCGCACtcctcggtgatgatggtgaagaacTGCCCTATGAGAGGGTTACCCGGGACTGTGGGAACGTGTCTCAGCTCCGAGAAGTAGATTGGGTAAAGATAGCTCAGCCAGACGAAAAGATAGAAGGGGATGGCTGCTGCCAACGCTGTCCCGACAGTCTGGGCCAGAGGCAGGTCGAATTTCTTCGCGACACCGATggatgctgctgtggttACCGCCAGCATGGGGCCGAGAGTGACTTTTGAGG is drawn from Podospora pseudocomata strain CBS 415.72m chromosome 1 map unlocalized CBS415.72m_1, whole genome shotgun sequence and contains these coding sequences:
- a CDS encoding uncharacterized protein (EggNog:ENOG503NXAM; COG:I; COG:Q), giving the protein MASKVTLGPMLAVTTAASIGVAKKFDLPLAQTVGTALAAAIPFYLFVWLSYLYPIYFSELRHVPTVPGNPLIGQFFTIITEECGVPQRRWHKELGPIIRYYFPFGAERLSVADDEALKHMTVKNPYNYPKPVRAKLWMVRILGEGILLAEGTDHVVQRKALTAGFSIGAIRSLTPIFWEKSLIMAKLWKEEMTTSHLRVKSFEALEWLNRCTLDIIGKAGFGYDINSLEDPDVPIREAYRLVFAFDLFSRLLHGMQAFIPASKHIPSKMNRDMETSRGIILDKATEIITTKLDEAENNIGKKDILALIAKENKKLKENGEEGLSFDTMRDQIMTFLGAGHDTTATAVAWTVHLLSTHPEIQSKLREEIREHMPFLFDASTRHDPRLLASVDPDKLPFMDNVCRESLRYIPPIPMTVRQSIADDTLGRYKVPGGTVIYVLANTINRLPCYWGETADEFDPDRWDDLPPSVVPNAFMTFLQGPRGCIGRKFAETEMKILLCVLLSEFEFGRDYETADPEEWKMWRLVLRPKEGVTVRVSLLGGGGVGEVVIDGGKGRGR